Proteins encoded by one window of Candidatus Poribacteria bacterium:
- a CDS encoding sugar phosphate isomerase/epimerase, translating into MKLAICNEMFEDWGVEDVFLCAAKLGYDAVEIAPFTLAESVVDISQTERDRIRKAADTANVEIAGLHWLLVSPKGLHVNHPNGDIREKTRDYFFALISCCADLGGKIMVIGSPNERNVLDPLTPEQAWDYAQDTFAACAEFAQEQDVILCMEPLASQHTNFISTPAAAVEMVKAVDNPNFQIILDVTSTAAENLDMPTQIRKYAEHVAHFHTNDDNGYLPGSGNVDYPPIIEALKEIHYTGYLSTEVFNFEPDPETIARRSIEFLQPLVG; encoded by the coding sequence ATGAAACTAGCTATCTGCAACGAAATGTTTGAGGATTGGGGGGTCGAAGATGTCTTTCTGTGTGCTGCTAAACTCGGCTACGATGCGGTGGAAATCGCCCCTTTCACGCTCGCGGAATCGGTGGTAGACATCAGCCAAACCGAAAGAGATCGCATCCGCAAAGCGGCGGATACAGCAAACGTTGAAATCGCCGGACTGCATTGGCTGCTGGTCTCACCAAAAGGGTTGCATGTCAATCACCCCAATGGAGATATCCGCGAGAAAACACGGGACTATTTTTTTGCACTGATTTCATGTTGCGCTGATTTGGGTGGGAAGATTATGGTCATCGGTTCACCCAACGAACGCAACGTACTGGATCCACTGACACCAGAGCAGGCGTGGGACTACGCCCAAGACACCTTCGCAGCGTGTGCAGAATTTGCTCAAGAACAGGATGTCATTTTGTGCATGGAACCGTTGGCAAGCCAACATACAAATTTTATCAGTACACCGGCGGCAGCGGTGGAGATGGTCAAAGCGGTCGATAACCCGAATTTTCAAATCATCCTTGATGTAACGAGTACAGCAGCCGAAAACTTGGACATGCCCACACAGATCCGCAAATACGCCGAACACGTGGCACATTTTCACACCAACGACGATAACGGATATCTTCCCGGTTCCGGTAATGTGGATTATCCACCAATTATCGAGGCATTGAAGGAAATCCATTACACCGGCTATCTTTCGACCGAGGTCTTCAATTTTGAGCCGGATCCAGAGACAATTGCACGCCGAAGCATCGAGTTTTTGCAGCCGTTGGTTGGGTGA
- the hisI gene encoding phosphoribosyl-AMP cyclohydrolase, protein MEILNQLKTDQNGLIPAIIQDDENKEVLMVGYMNREAVRKTLELGRVCFWSRSRQEYWIKGETSGHTQTVRTVAFDCDGDALLIKVEQKGGACHTGFRSCFFREVSPDGNSTRIAGEKVFDPDAVY, encoded by the coding sequence ATGGAAATTCTAAATCAGCTCAAAACCGATCAGAACGGTTTAATTCCTGCCATTATACAGGATGACGAAAACAAAGAGGTCCTCATGGTTGGCTATATGAACCGTGAGGCTGTGCGGAAGACATTAGAATTAGGGCGTGTCTGCTTCTGGAGCCGCTCCCGCCAAGAATATTGGATTAAGGGGGAGACTTCGGGGCACACGCAGACCGTGCGAACGGTCGCCTTTGATTGCGATGGTGATGCGCTACTAATCAAAGTCGAACAGAAAGGTGGGGCGTGCCACACCGGCTTCCGTTCCTGCTTCTTTCGGGAAGTCTCCCCCGATGGCAACTCTACGCGCATCGCTGGTGAAAAGGTTTTTGACCCAGATGCAGTATACTGA